From one Halosimplex rubrum genomic stretch:
- a CDS encoding HVO_2922 family protein → MSSERSSPDAMVQWYRDRIAEPTTSDEVYGYWVFVFGILLGILGILLFLTSDVTTATTPGKAGIALAAISLVLLMIGPVIRLPLQRTANLISYAGGAVALLGVVGFLVAYPGWRASGLAVPVISLFAFGLVLIAVGAALIPVIGGSRRAPEADASVAEPTESDPAVETAEDPKGAAATAEEPDAEPVAEPPESKARFEVFADRGGKWRWRLRHRNGNIIADSAQGYSSRQKAEQGLESVRTNAPGAAAVREEIEVEPEEEPADAPYPPGESQGTFEVYEDAAGEYRWRLVHRNGNIVADGGEGYDDRDAVDDAVERVREYVGPADYLRIDPTAFEVYRDAADEWRWRLIHRNGEILADGGQGFASERGARDSVGRVREYADEAGALDYRDAAFEVFEDNAGEYRWRLRHQNGQILGDSGEGYASRTGAIDGLRSVKRNAPNAELDDLDAGDDADTADGDADGDEE, encoded by the coding sequence ATGTCCAGCGAGCGATCGAGTCCGGACGCGATGGTCCAGTGGTACCGAGACCGGATCGCGGAACCGACGACGAGCGACGAGGTGTACGGGTACTGGGTGTTCGTGTTCGGTATCCTGCTTGGGATACTGGGCATCCTGTTGTTCCTGACGAGCGACGTGACGACGGCGACGACGCCCGGCAAGGCCGGGATCGCGCTGGCCGCGATCTCGCTCGTACTGCTGATGATCGGGCCGGTGATCCGCTTGCCGCTCCAGCGGACGGCCAACCTGATCTCCTACGCCGGGGGGGCCGTCGCCCTGCTCGGCGTGGTCGGATTCCTGGTCGCCTACCCGGGCTGGCGCGCGTCCGGGCTGGCCGTCCCCGTCATCTCGCTGTTCGCGTTCGGTCTCGTGCTGATCGCCGTCGGCGCGGCGCTGATCCCCGTCATCGGCGGGTCCCGACGAGCGCCCGAGGCCGACGCCTCCGTCGCTGAACCCACCGAGTCCGACCCGGCGGTCGAGACCGCGGAAGATCCGAAGGGCGCCGCCGCGACGGCAGAGGAACCGGACGCCGAACCGGTCGCGGAGCCTCCCGAGAGCAAGGCGCGCTTCGAGGTCTTCGCGGATCGGGGCGGCAAGTGGCGCTGGCGGCTGCGCCACCGCAACGGCAACATCATCGCCGACAGCGCGCAGGGCTACAGTTCCCGCCAGAAGGCCGAACAGGGACTTGAGAGCGTCCGCACGAACGCGCCCGGCGCGGCCGCGGTCCGCGAGGAGATCGAGGTCGAACCCGAGGAGGAGCCCGCGGACGCGCCGTACCCGCCGGGCGAGAGCCAGGGAACCTTCGAGGTGTACGAGGACGCCGCCGGCGAGTACCGCTGGCGGCTCGTCCACCGCAACGGCAACATCGTCGCCGACGGCGGCGAGGGCTACGACGACCGCGACGCGGTCGACGACGCCGTCGAGCGCGTCCGGGAGTACGTCGGTCCCGCCGACTACCTGCGCATCGACCCGACGGCCTTCGAGGTGTACCGCGACGCCGCCGACGAGTGGCGCTGGCGGCTCATCCACCGCAACGGTGAGATCCTCGCCGACGGCGGCCAGGGCTTCGCCTCCGAGCGCGGCGCCCGCGATTCGGTCGGACGGGTCCGCGAGTACGCCGACGAGGCCGGCGCGCTGGACTATCGAGACGCTGCCTTCGAAGTCTTCGAAGACAACGCCGGGGAGTACCGCTGGCGGCTCCGCCACCAGAACGGCCAGATCCTCGGCGACAGCGGCGAGGGCTACGCCTCCCGGACCGGCGCCATCGACGGCCTCCGGAGCGTCAAGCGCAACGCGCCCAACGCCGAGCTAGACGATCTGGACGCGGGCGACGACGCGGACACGGCCGACGGCGACGCGGACGGCGACGAGGAGTAG
- a CDS encoding M20 family metallopeptidase, which yields MIFDVLEFHERAVRTESHESVEEMRGLLVETLEGAGADPVVDDAGNTLATRTGDGYEPGDEAESGSDAGTHLVLNTHIDTVPPHVPFAEREGGAVVEGRGACDAKGPLAALVDAFLSAGVGEGNRLTLAITPDEETVQTGAAHLAGTLDADGFVVGEPTGLDVCNAARGQYEGTITLTGAAAHAATPESGANAIRAVAPLLQAMESYDEREARSASDGASGDDEEPRARGPDAHESLGRPTLTPTVIDGGEASNQVPEECVITFDRRPVPPETPEEFEAGLETHLSEWVPSGIDLDVALSPRETPFLAAFATAPDEPLVEALAAASGGEVRPFGAATEASYFAEHAPTVVFGPGDLADDEGAVAHSEREYVRREEVRAAARAVRDAVDALL from the coding sequence ATGATCTTCGACGTGCTCGAGTTCCACGAGCGGGCGGTCCGGACCGAGTCCCACGAGTCGGTCGAAGAGATGCGCGGACTCCTGGTCGAGACGCTCGAAGGCGCCGGTGCGGACCCCGTCGTCGACGACGCGGGCAACACGCTCGCGACGCGGACGGGCGACGGGTACGAGCCCGGTGACGAGGCGGAAAGCGGTTCCGACGCCGGCACCCACCTCGTCCTGAACACGCACATCGACACGGTGCCGCCCCACGTCCCCTTCGCCGAGCGCGAGGGCGGGGCCGTCGTCGAGGGGCGCGGGGCCTGCGACGCGAAGGGGCCCCTCGCCGCGCTCGTCGACGCGTTCCTCAGCGCCGGCGTCGGCGAGGGCAACCGGCTGACGCTGGCGATCACGCCCGACGAGGAGACGGTCCAGACCGGGGCCGCTCACCTCGCGGGCACCCTCGACGCCGACGGGTTCGTCGTCGGCGAGCCCACGGGACTCGACGTGTGCAACGCCGCCCGCGGGCAGTACGAGGGGACGATCACCCTCACGGGCGCCGCGGCCCACGCGGCCACGCCCGAGAGCGGGGCGAACGCGATCCGCGCCGTCGCGCCGCTGTTGCAGGCGATGGAGAGCTACGACGAGCGCGAGGCGCGAAGCGCCTCGGACGGAGCGAGCGGCGACGACGAGGAGCCGCGAGCGCGCGGGCCTGACGCCCACGAGTCGCTCGGTCGCCCGACGCTCACGCCGACCGTGATCGACGGGGGCGAGGCCTCGAACCAGGTGCCCGAGGAGTGCGTCATCACCTTCGACCGGCGGCCGGTCCCGCCCGAGACCCCCGAGGAGTTCGAGGCCGGGCTGGAGACCCACCTCTCGGAGTGGGTCCCCTCGGGGATAGACCTCGACGTGGCGCTCTCGCCGCGGGAGACGCCCTTTTTAGCCGCCTTCGCGACCGCTCCGGACGAGCCGCTCGTCGAGGCGCTGGCGGCCGCGAGCGGCGGCGAGGTGCGACCGTTCGGCGCGGCGACGGAGGCGTCGTACTTCGCCGAGCACGCCCCGACGGTCGTGTTCGGTCCCGGCGACCTCGCGGACGACGAGGGAGCCGTCGCCCACAGCGAACGCGAGTACGTCCGCCGCGAGGAGGTCCGGGCGGCCGCGCGAGCCGTTCGCGACGCCGTCGACGCGCTGCTGTAG
- the purB gene encoding adenylosuccinate lyase, translated as MTDRSPLRAVSPLDGRYARYTEPLVDYASEAALMRARTRVEVEYLIALADLSETPLEIDAEQRGQLRGLYEAFDDDDAALVKRIETEGYGEYAATNHDVKAIEYFVREGLPEDLDAAHWIHFGLTSEDVNNLAHRLLVKPAVEEVLVPQLRDVRDALVAEAREYRDLPMLARTHGQPATPTTYGKELAVYASRLGRALGRIERATDEVSGKLAGASGTYAAHDAAYPDVDWRAFSESFVRDLGLDHEPLTTQVNPCDDFAAVFDALRGANNVLLDLDLDVWLYVSDRYLGQEATEGETGSSTMPHKVNPIDFENSEGNLSKANSDLVFLGDYVTTSRLQRDLSDSTVKRNIGAALAHCLIGYSKLENGLAKVVPNEQVMVDDLEATPEVVGEAVQTVLRREGFDDAYEHVKEATRGRDVTMADFEAMIDDLDVGEDVRAELHALTPAGYTGVASDLVDDVRE; from the coding sequence ATGACCGACCGATCGCCGCTCCGGGCCGTCTCGCCGCTCGACGGACGCTACGCGCGGTACACGGAACCGCTCGTCGACTACGCCAGCGAGGCGGCGCTCATGCGGGCGCGCACCCGCGTCGAGGTCGAGTACCTGATCGCGCTGGCGGACCTGTCCGAGACGCCGCTAGAGATCGACGCCGAACAGCGCGGACAGCTCCGCGGGCTCTACGAGGCGTTCGACGACGACGACGCCGCACTCGTCAAGCGCATCGAGACGGAGGGATACGGCGAGTACGCGGCGACCAACCACGACGTGAAGGCGATCGAGTACTTCGTCCGCGAGGGCCTGCCCGAGGACCTCGACGCCGCCCACTGGATCCACTTCGGACTCACCAGCGAGGACGTGAACAACCTCGCCCACCGACTGCTCGTCAAGCCGGCCGTCGAGGAGGTGCTCGTCCCGCAACTGCGCGACGTGCGCGACGCCCTCGTCGCGGAGGCCCGCGAGTACCGCGACCTGCCGATGCTCGCCCGCACCCACGGCCAGCCCGCCACACCCACCACGTACGGCAAGGAACTGGCCGTCTACGCCTCGCGGCTGGGGCGGGCGCTCGGCCGCATCGAGCGGGCGACCGACGAGGTCTCGGGCAAGCTCGCCGGCGCGTCGGGGACCTACGCCGCCCACGACGCGGCGTACCCCGACGTGGACTGGCGGGCCTTCTCCGAATCGTTCGTCCGCGATCTGGGCCTCGACCACGAGCCGTTGACGACCCAGGTCAACCCCTGCGACGACTTCGCCGCCGTCTTCGACGCGCTGCGCGGCGCGAACAACGTCCTCCTCGATCTGGACCTCGACGTGTGGCTCTACGTCTCCGACCGCTATCTCGGCCAGGAGGCCACAGAGGGCGAGACCGGCTCGTCGACGATGCCCCACAAGGTCAACCCGATCGACTTCGAGAACAGCGAGGGCAACCTCTCGAAGGCCAACTCCGACCTGGTCTTCCTCGGCGACTACGTCACGACCTCGCGCCTCCAGCGCGATCTGTCGGACTCGACGGTCAAGCGCAACATCGGCGCCGCGCTGGCCCACTGTCTCATCGGGTACTCCAAGCTCGAAAACGGCCTGGCGAAGGTCGTCCCGAACGAACAGGTGATGGTCGACGACCTCGAAGCGACCCCCGAGGTCGTCGGCGAGGCCGTCCAGACGGTCCTCCGCCGGGAGGGCTTCGACGACGCCTACGAGCACGTCAAGGAGGCCACCCGCGGCCGCGACGTGACGATGGCCGACTTCGAGGCGATGATCGACGACCTGGACGTGGGCGAGGACGTGCGCGCGGAACTGCACGCGCTGACGCCGGCGGGCTACACCGGCGTCGCGAGCGACCTCGTCGACGACGTTCGGGAGTAG
- a CDS encoding LabA-like NYN domain-containing protein: MENVHPGQRVAVLADAQNLYHSARSLYTRNIDYAALLDAAVADRQLTRAVAYVIRADAPEEESFFDALVDIGFETRIKDIKTFGDGSKKADWDVGMSLDAVTLANHVDTVVLATGDGDFSRLCSHLRHEGVRTEVVAFQESTAEELVDAADDFTDMSEDVERFLL; this comes from the coding sequence ATGGAAAACGTCCATCCCGGACAGCGCGTCGCGGTGCTCGCGGACGCGCAGAACCTCTATCACAGCGCACGGAGTCTCTACACGCGCAACATCGACTACGCCGCTTTGCTGGACGCCGCCGTCGCCGACCGCCAGCTGACACGCGCCGTCGCCTACGTCATCCGCGCCGACGCCCCCGAGGAGGAGTCCTTCTTCGACGCCCTCGTCGACATCGGCTTCGAGACCCGCATCAAGGACATCAAGACCTTCGGCGACGGCTCGAAGAAGGCCGACTGGGACGTGGGCATGAGCTTGGACGCCGTCACGCTCGCCAACCACGTCGACACCGTCGTCCTCGCCACCGGCGACGGCGACTTCTCCCGGCTCTGCTCGCACCTGCGCCACGAGGGCGTCCGCACCGAAGTCGTGGCCTTCCAGGAGTCGACCGCGGAGGAGCTGGTCGACGCGGCCGACGACTTCACCGACATGAGCGAGGACGTCGAGCGGTTCCTCCTCTGA
- the lysA gene encoding diaminopimelate decarboxylase has protein sequence MSRFSPLVRRVADWDYDQLSSLAAEHGTPLYVVDLDRVAENYERFSSAFPDAHVMYAAKAHTGRAVLSTLLDAGADIECAARGELQRAIQAGADPDTLQYTAVNPPEADLDYAAELGADHPGLTVTGGARDTFDRLEERGYDGRVAIRVNPGIGTGHHEKVATGKDAKFGIPYDEVVGLADELRERFDLVGLHAHAGSGVLHDDLDDHCRAIAKVADLVREVGDSDLEFVDFGGGFGVPYREDEEPLDMDVVGEKVREAVGDLDARIKLEPGRYVVADGEVILTEVNTVKETPEATVVGVDASLATLIRPAMFDSYHPIANVSAPERAAEPVAVGGPCCTSADVFCTDRPVARPEREDLLAIGNAGAYGYELANQFHSQPRPAEVAVEGGEVRVVRRRETMDDVTRVEREAGETAATDGVSGDR, from the coding sequence ATGAGCCGTTTCTCGCCCCTCGTCCGCCGCGTCGCGGACTGGGACTACGACCAGTTGTCCTCGCTGGCGGCCGAACACGGGACGCCGCTGTACGTCGTCGACCTCGACCGCGTGGCCGAGAACTACGAGCGGTTCTCGTCGGCGTTCCCGGACGCCCACGTCATGTACGCCGCGAAGGCCCACACCGGTCGCGCGGTGCTGTCGACGCTGCTGGACGCCGGCGCCGACATCGAGTGCGCGGCTCGCGGGGAACTCCAGCGGGCCATCCAGGCGGGTGCCGATCCCGACACGCTGCAGTACACGGCGGTCAACCCGCCCGAGGCCGACCTCGACTACGCCGCCGAGCTGGGCGCCGACCACCCCGGGCTGACGGTCACGGGCGGCGCACGCGACACGTTCGACCGACTGGAAGAACGGGGCTACGACGGCCGCGTCGCCATCCGCGTCAACCCCGGCATCGGCACCGGCCATCACGAGAAGGTCGCGACCGGCAAGGACGCCAAGTTCGGCATCCCCTACGACGAAGTTGTCGGGCTGGCCGACGAGTTGCGCGAGCGGTTCGACCTCGTCGGCCTGCACGCCCACGCGGGCTCAGGAGTGCTGCACGACGACCTCGACGACCACTGCCGAGCCATCGCGAAGGTGGCCGACCTGGTCCGCGAGGTGGGGGATTCGGACCTGGAGTTCGTCGACTTCGGCGGCGGCTTCGGCGTCCCCTACCGCGAGGACGAGGAGCCGCTGGACATGGACGTCGTCGGGGAGAAGGTTCGGGAGGCCGTCGGCGACCTGGACGCGCGGATCAAGCTCGAACCGGGCCGGTACGTCGTCGCCGACGGCGAGGTGATCCTGACCGAGGTCAACACGGTCAAGGAGACGCCGGAGGCGACCGTGGTGGGCGTCGACGCGTCGCTGGCGACGCTGATCCGCCCGGCGATGTTCGACTCCTATCACCCCATCGCGAACGTCTCGGCGCCCGAGCGAGCGGCCGAACCCGTCGCGGTCGGCGGGCCGTGTTGCACGAGCGCGGACGTGTTCTGTACGGACCGTCCCGTGGCGCGACCCGAGCGCGAGGACCTGCTCGCGATCGGCAACGCGGGCGCCTACGGCTACGAACTCGCCAACCAGTTCCACTCCCAGCCCCGACCCGCCGAGGTCGCCGTCGAGGGCGGCGAAGTCCGGGTCGTCCGCCGGCGGGAGACGATGGACGACGTGACCAGAGTCGAACGCGAGGCCGGCGAGACGGCCGCGACCGACGGCGTCTCCGGTGACCGATGA
- a CDS encoding phosphoribosyltransferase, with protein sequence MFRDRTAAGERLADALVERGVTADIVLAIPRGGLPLGRAVADRLDAPLDVVVASKIGAPRNEEYAIGAVAEDGAAWLNEDALDRLSVSDSYLASEREREREVAAEKAAAYREGGRPPLAEKRVVVVDDGVATGATMRACLRLVREENPASLVVAVPVGPPDTLDELAELADEVVAVERPRNFRAVGAHYRNFDQVSDEEAMSYLA encoded by the coding sequence ATGTTCCGCGACCGGACGGCCGCGGGCGAGCGGCTCGCCGACGCGCTGGTAGAGCGGGGTGTGACGGCCGATATCGTCCTCGCGATCCCGCGCGGCGGCCTGCCGCTGGGACGGGCGGTCGCAGACCGTCTCGACGCGCCGCTGGACGTGGTGGTCGCCTCGAAGATCGGCGCGCCGCGCAACGAGGAGTACGCGATCGGTGCGGTCGCCGAGGACGGCGCGGCGTGGCTCAACGAGGACGCCCTCGACCGGCTGTCCGTGAGCGACAGCTACCTCGCCAGCGAACGGGAGCGCGAGCGCGAGGTGGCCGCCGAGAAGGCCGCGGCCTACCGGGAGGGCGGTCGGCCGCCCCTCGCCGAAAAGCGGGTCGTGGTCGTCGACGACGGCGTCGCGACCGGCGCGACGATGCGGGCCTGTCTCAGGCTAGTCCGCGAGGAGAACCCGGCATCGCTGGTCGTCGCCGTCCCCGTCGGACCGCCTGACACGCTCGACGAACTCGCCGAGCTGGCCGACGAGGTGGTCGCCGTGGAGCGCCCGCGGAACTTCCGGGCGGTCGGCGCTCACTACCGGAACTTCGACCAGGTCAGCGACGAAGAAGCGATGTCGTACCTGGCGTGA
- a CDS encoding Glu/Leu/Phe/Val family dehydrogenase gives MGSDVNPFESLQEQIDEAAQYLDVDEGTLERLKNPERILETNLAVEMDDGSTEVFRAYRSQFNGDRGPYKGGIRYHPEVSRAEVKALSGWMAYKTATVGVPLGGGKGGIIIDPDDYSEAELERITRAFATELTPIIGEDRDVPAPDVNTGQREMNWIKDTYETLENTTEPGVITGKDISSGGSEGRVEATGRSTVIAAREAFDYLGGDVADATVAVQGYGNAGWISAKLVDEMGADVVAVSDSSGGVYSADGIDPVAAKDHKRETGSVAGFHGADESVTNDELLQLDVDLLIPAALENAIDEEIAEGVQADVISEAANGPITPKGDDVLEDKDVIIVPDILANAGGVTVSYFEWVQNRQRFYWSEQRVNEELEDIVVEQFDTLVDAYEERDLPSMRVAAYVVAIQRVLDAAEQAGTWP, from the coding sequence ATGGGTTCCGACGTAAACCCCTTCGAGAGCCTGCAGGAACAGATCGACGAGGCAGCGCAGTACCTCGACGTGGACGAGGGGACACTAGAGCGACTGAAAAATCCCGAGCGGATCTTGGAGACGAACCTCGCCGTCGAGATGGACGACGGCTCGACCGAGGTGTTCCGCGCCTACCGCTCGCAGTTCAACGGCGACCGCGGCCCGTACAAGGGCGGCATCCGCTATCACCCGGAGGTCTCCCGCGCCGAGGTCAAGGCGCTGTCGGGCTGGATGGCCTACAAGACCGCGACGGTCGGCGTCCCCCTCGGCGGCGGGAAAGGCGGGATCATCATCGACCCCGACGACTACTCCGAGGCCGAACTCGAACGCATCACGCGCGCCTTCGCGACGGAACTCACGCCGATCATCGGCGAGGACCGCGACGTGCCCGCTCCCGACGTGAACACGGGCCAGCGCGAGATGAACTGGATCAAGGACACCTACGAGACCCTGGAGAACACGACCGAGCCGGGCGTCATCACCGGCAAGGACATCTCCAGCGGCGGCAGCGAGGGACGCGTCGAGGCGACCGGTCGCTCGACGGTCATCGCCGCCCGTGAGGCGTTCGACTACCTCGGCGGGGACGTCGCCGACGCGACCGTCGCCGTCCAGGGCTACGGGAACGCCGGCTGGATCTCCGCGAAGCTCGTCGACGAGATGGGCGCCGACGTGGTCGCCGTCTCCGACTCCAGCGGCGGCGTCTACAGCGCGGACGGCATCGACCCGGTCGCCGCCAAGGACCACAAGCGCGAGACCGGCAGCGTCGCCGGCTTCCACGGCGCCGACGAATCGGTCACCAACGACGAGCTGCTCCAGCTCGACGTGGACCTCCTGATCCCCGCGGCGCTGGAGAACGCCATCGACGAGGAGATCGCCGAGGGCGTCCAGGCCGACGTGATCTCCGAGGCCGCCAACGGCCCGATCACGCCCAAGGGCGACGACGTCCTCGAGGACAAGGACGTCATCATCGTCCCGGACATCCTCGCCAACGCCGGCGGCGTCACGGTCTCCTATTTCGAGTGGGTGCAGAACCGCCAGCGGTTCTACTGGTCGGAACAGCGCGTCAACGAGGAGCTCGAAGACATCGTCGTCGAGCAGTTCGACACGCTCGTCGACGCCTACGAGGAACGCGACCTGCCGAGCATGCGCGTCGCCGCCTACGTCGTCGCGATCCAGCGCGTCCTCGACGCCGCCGAGCAGGCCGGTACCTGGCCCTGA
- a CDS encoding DUF7860 family protein, whose product MSHTASTDYPTLAKTGFFLGVALFAVGGLGEIVGSVVFGGLPGWEQTLLFDMEVLGIALGLFSPLLFGIVAPLVE is encoded by the coding sequence ATGTCACACACCGCAAGTACGGATTACCCGACGCTCGCGAAGACCGGTTTCTTCCTCGGGGTCGCGCTGTTCGCCGTCGGTGGGCTGGGCGAGATCGTCGGCTCCGTGGTCTTCGGCGGACTGCCGGGCTGGGAGCAGACGCTACTGTTCGACATGGAAGTTCTGGGTATCGCGCTCGGATTGTTCTCGCCGCTTCTGTTCGGGATCGTCGCGCCGCTGGTCGAGTGA
- a CDS encoding NAD(P)-dependent glycerol-1-phosphate dehydrogenase → MFDKSTWIRLPRNVVVGHGVLDDAAAAVEELRLHGDPLVVTSPTPAEVAGDRVVEGFSDAGFDPRVVRIEEATFAAVEAVIDVAASDDVGYLVGVGGGKVIDVAKMAGEDVGKGFVSVPTAASHDGIVSGRASIPEGDTRHSVAAEPPLAVVADTEILADAPWELTTAGCADIISNFTAVRDWELAHRLKNVEYHEYAGALSRMTAEMLVENADSIRPELEESAWIVTKALVSSGVAMSIAGSSRPASGAEHLISHQLDRIAPDPALHGHQVGVASIMTEYLHSGPKGQWQDIRDALASIDAPTTADELGIGDEVIIEALTTAHEIRDRYTILGDGMSEAAAREAANVTGVI, encoded by the coding sequence ATGTTCGACAAGTCGACGTGGATCCGGCTGCCGCGCAACGTCGTGGTCGGTCACGGCGTGCTCGACGACGCCGCGGCGGCCGTCGAGGAACTCCGGCTCCACGGCGACCCGCTGGTCGTCACCAGCCCGACGCCCGCCGAAGTGGCCGGCGACCGGGTCGTCGAGGGGTTTTCCGACGCCGGGTTCGACCCCCGGGTGGTCCGCATCGAGGAGGCGACCTTCGCCGCCGTCGAGGCGGTCATCGACGTCGCCGCCAGCGACGACGTGGGCTACCTCGTCGGCGTCGGCGGCGGCAAGGTCATCGACGTGGCGAAGATGGCCGGCGAAGACGTCGGCAAGGGGTTCGTCTCGGTCCCCACGGCCGCCAGCCACGACGGTATCGTCTCCGGTCGCGCCTCGATCCCCGAGGGCGACACCCGCCACAGCGTCGCCGCCGAACCCCCCCTCGCGGTCGTCGCCGACACCGAGATCCTCGCCGACGCGCCCTGGGAGCTGACCACCGCGGGCTGTGCCGACATCATCTCGAATTTCACCGCGGTCCGGGACTGGGAGCTGGCTCACCGGCTGAAGAACGTCGAGTACCACGAGTACGCCGGCGCCCTCTCGCGGATGACCGCCGAGATGCTCGTCGAGAACGCCGACTCCATCCGCCCGGAACTGGAGGAGTCGGCCTGGATCGTGACGAAGGCGCTGGTCTCCTCGGGCGTCGCGATGTCCATCGCCGGCTCCTCGCGGCCCGCGTCGGGCGCCGAACACCTGATCTCTCACCAGCTCGACCGCATCGCCCCCGACCCCGCGCTGCACGGCCACCAGGTCGGCGTCGCGTCGATCATGACCGAGTACCTCCACTCGGGCCCGAAGGGCCAGTGGCAGGACATCCGCGACGCGCTCGCCAGCATCGACGCGCCGACGACCGCCGACGAGCTGGGGATCGGCGACGAAGTCATCATCGAAGCGCTGACCACGGCCCACGAGATCCGCGACCGCTACACGATCCTCGGCGACGGTATGAGCGAAGCCGCCGCGCGTGAGGCCGCGAACGTGACCGGTGTGATCTGA
- a CDS encoding NAD-dependent epimerase/dehydratase family protein, with amino-acid sequence MTRHALFVGGTRFIGRRAVREFRDAGYDVTVFHRGEHDSPFADDEAVDHVSGDRTDDGDLADAAALDPDVVVDLVAYQPREVRTATRVFDDIDAYVYVSSGAAYGEEAVPKREGETELEPCSDEQATDDSGATYGARKAEGDRAVFAAADEGVNAMSVRPCVVYGPHDYTRRFDYWVQRVANHDRVLVPGDGTNLWHRVSVENVARALRVVAEDGDPGEAYNVGDWTLQTLRETVETVADALDTDVEVVTAGSRELAAGGLERSDFPLYRDPPHVLDTNKLRSLGWEPQAPSEAVAETVEATPERDADDAQEGPDREAEERVLGVLETM; translated from the coding sequence ATGACCAGACACGCGCTGTTCGTCGGCGGCACCCGCTTCATCGGCCGTCGCGCCGTCCGCGAGTTCCGCGACGCCGGCTACGACGTGACCGTCTTCCACCGCGGCGAGCACGACAGCCCGTTCGCCGACGACGAGGCGGTCGACCACGTCAGTGGCGACCGCACCGACGACGGCGACCTCGCCGATGCGGCCGCTCTCGACCCCGACGTGGTCGTCGACCTCGTCGCGTACCAGCCCCGCGAGGTCCGCACCGCGACCCGCGTCTTCGACGACATCGACGCGTACGTCTACGTCTCCAGCGGCGCCGCCTACGGCGAAGAGGCCGTGCCCAAGCGGGAAGGCGAGACCGAACTCGAACCCTGCAGCGACGAGCAGGCCACAGACGACTCCGGGGCGACCTACGGCGCGCGCAAAGCCGAGGGCGACCGCGCGGTCTTCGCCGCCGCCGACGAGGGCGTGAACGCGATGAGCGTCCGGCCCTGCGTCGTCTACGGCCCTCACGACTACACCCGACGGTTCGACTACTGGGTCCAGCGGGTCGCGAACCACGACCGGGTCTTGGTCCCCGGCGACGGCACCAACCTCTGGCACCGCGTGAGCGTCGAGAACGTCGCCCGCGCGCTCCGCGTCGTCGCCGAGGACGGCGACCCGGGCGAGGCCTACAACGTCGGCGACTGGACGCTGCAGACGCTCCGGGAGACCGTCGAGACGGTCGCCGACGCGCTGGACACCGACGTGGAGGTCGTCACCGCCGGATCGCGCGAACTCGCCGCCGGCGGACTGGAACGGAGCGACTTCCCGCTGTATCGCGACCCGCCCCACGTCCTCGACACGAACAAACTGCGGTCGCTCGGGTGGGAGCCCCAAGCGCCGTCAGAAGCGGTCGCAGAGACGGTCGAGGCGACGCCCGAGCGCGATGCCGACGATGCGCAGGAAGGACCGGACCGGGAAGCGGAGGAACGGGTGCTGGGCGTGCTGGAGACGATGTGA
- a CDS encoding PUA domain-containing protein, which translates to MDDEDRSMLTRVADYQWGRGAGRALFGGDPEVTHTSSGRPRQVIADEGRLVTYATDGRFTLGVAGGRRLNDGLADGRYRVVVGDESEPFVRDERNVFAKFVAAADPEIRPGDELVVTHERGEVLAVGRAELSGEGMADFETGMAVFVRDGAQADGDD; encoded by the coding sequence ATGGACGACGAGGATCGGTCGATGCTGACGCGGGTGGCGGACTACCAGTGGGGTCGCGGCGCCGGGCGCGCGCTGTTCGGCGGCGACCCGGAGGTGACCCACACCAGTTCCGGGCGGCCGCGGCAGGTGATCGCCGACGAGGGGCGACTGGTCACCTACGCGACCGACGGGCGGTTCACCCTCGGCGTAGCCGGCGGGCGGCGGCTGAACGACGGCCTCGCCGACGGGCGCTACCGCGTCGTCGTCGGCGACGAGAGCGAGCCGTTCGTCCGCGACGAGCGCAACGTCTTCGCCAAGTTCGTCGCCGCGGCCGACCCCGAGATCCGACCGGGCGACGAGCTGGTGGTGACCCACGAGCGCGGCGAGGTGCTCGCCGTCGGCCGCGCCGAGCTGAGCGGTGAAGGGATGGCCGACTTCGAGACCGGGATGGCCGTGTTCGTCCGCGACGGCGCCCAAGCGGACGGTGACGACTGA